A genomic window from Brevibacillus agri includes:
- a CDS encoding YqkE family protein — protein MAKKKQKQQPQRQNLDTATEAKSSLGSLKDMVNADALAKLKQLEKEMKSESERKAKEAAEQKRREQEERERNKSFAELLADYDKKGGGKYS, from the coding sequence ATGGCGAAGAAAAAACAAAAACAGCAACCACAACGTCAAAACCTGGATACAGCGACAGAAGCGAAATCTTCTCTCGGTAGCCTGAAGGATATGGTGAATGCGGATGCATTGGCCAAGCTGAAGCAGTTGGAAAAAGAAATGAAGTCCGAAAGCGAGCGCAAGGCGAAGGAAGCGGCCGAGCAAAAGCGCCGCGAGCAGGAAGAGCGCGAGCGCAACAAAAGCTTTGCGGAACTGCTGGCCGACTACGACAAAAAAGGCGGAGGCAAGTACAGTTGA
- the sspK gene encoding small acid-soluble spore protein K, whose product MVRNKAKDFGKTAEIRGPKAQSEAVRSNGSINSEPQERLKENR is encoded by the coding sequence ATGGTACGCAATAAAGCAAAAGACTTTGGAAAAACCGCAGAAATTCGTGGCCCAAAAGCCCAGTCTGAAGCCGTCCGTTCCAACGGTTCCATTAATAGTGAACCACAAGAGCGGTTAAAAGAAAACCGTTAG
- a CDS encoding glycosyltransferase family 2 protein: protein MLTSVVIPAKNADDQLLYTLFGFNLQYCAFEAFEVIVLDNTSTDATREKLSRFTAHFPLNYVQFRAKKPLAHLLNTGIQLARGELIVFLAAQMIVPRSFIGVHQQAHEKASHLVLLGQDRKRIYSVYEPGFSATQHAECQLWLEQYPHVKRPHTLVETVPLLEESQIVNGLPFHIGLPCPIAQKRLAAREKYGAKLARHRSPWTLFDTQHVSLRRESLQKAGLFRELPRIEMERDLGKRLLKNGCQFQLDDKLTLLKQECVQKRLGASSQPTKKNRRA from the coding sequence ATGCTGACCAGTGTCGTTATTCCTGCCAAAAACGCAGACGATCAACTGTTGTACACGTTGTTCGGCTTCAACCTGCAATACTGCGCCTTCGAGGCGTTCGAGGTGATCGTGCTGGACAACACCTCAACGGATGCGACGAGGGAAAAGCTGTCCCGGTTTACCGCTCATTTTCCGCTGAACTACGTGCAGTTTCGGGCCAAAAAACCGCTTGCCCACCTGCTGAACACAGGGATACAGTTGGCGCGCGGCGAGCTGATCGTCTTCCTCGCTGCCCAGATGATCGTACCCCGCAGCTTCATCGGCGTGCATCAGCAGGCACATGAAAAAGCGAGCCACCTGGTCTTGCTCGGGCAGGATCGAAAACGAATCTATTCGGTGTATGAGCCGGGCTTCAGCGCGACACAGCATGCGGAGTGCCAGCTCTGGCTGGAGCAATACCCGCATGTGAAGCGGCCGCATACGCTTGTGGAAACAGTCCCTTTGCTGGAAGAGAGCCAGATTGTAAACGGCTTGCCATTTCACATCGGCTTGCCCTGTCCAATCGCGCAGAAGCGGCTGGCCGCCCGGGAGAAATACGGGGCGAAGCTGGCGCGGCACCGCTCGCCGTGGACGCTGTTTGACACCCAGCACGTCTCGCTGCGGCGGGAAAGCCTGCAAAAAGCAGGACTTTTTCGCGAGCTGCCGCGGATTGAGATGGAGCGCGATCTCGGAAAACGTTTGTTAAAAAATGGCTGCCAATTCCAGTTGGACGATAAGCTGACGCTATTGAAGCAGGAGTGTGTGCAAAAAAGACTGGGCGCAAGCAGCCAGCCGACGAAAAAAAACCGCCGGGCATGA
- a CDS encoding DUF3905 domain-containing protein — MDNDQKNNEKTKDISLDGTLPHQISAPDFKKSSRTIQRPFVNEFGVVIGDSQYESKESPLNNWNTDTDPSIMAGDQWVHPTNDIGWNSYENKELLEDRPIGNARFMHPTKDVSKGKD, encoded by the coding sequence ATGGACAACGACCAGAAAAACAACGAGAAGACGAAGGATATTTCCCTCGATGGAACCTTGCCGCATCAGATCAGCGCGCCTGACTTCAAAAAATCGTCCCGCACGATCCAGCGACCTTTTGTCAACGAGTTTGGTGTGGTGATCGGAGACAGCCAGTACGAATCCAAAGAATCCCCGTTGAACAACTGGAACACTGACACCGACCCTTCGATCATGGCAGGCGACCAATGGGTGCACCCGACCAACGACATCGGCTGGAACTCCTACGAAAACAAGGAGCTTTTGGAGGACAGACCCATAGGCAATGCCCGCTTCATGCATCCGACGAAAGACGTCAGCAAAGGCAAGGATTAA
- a CDS encoding iron-sulfur cluster biosynthesis family protein — MSITLAIEPAFSLAYQRYAEFRPGDTLRLYVRTSGPGTGGLFYAIEKDEAMPGDAVFEVEGLRFVIRPTDFWFFDGGQLGFDPTYGEYGFRFANPRLEGQ, encoded by the coding sequence ATGAGCATCACACTTGCGATAGAGCCCGCATTCTCTCTCGCCTACCAGCGCTATGCGGAATTTCGACCGGGCGATACGCTGCGGCTGTACGTACGGACAAGCGGACCCGGAACGGGCGGACTGTTTTATGCGATTGAAAAAGACGAGGCCATGCCTGGTGACGCCGTTTTCGAAGTGGAAGGCTTGCGCTTTGTGATCCGGCCGACCGATTTCTGGTTTTTCGACGGCGGACAGCTCGGCTTTGATCCTACATACGGAGAGTACGGCTTTCGCTTCGCGAATCCGCGCCTGGAAGGCCAGTAG
- a CDS encoding site-2 protease family protein translates to MKKSRSVLLAIGAFLLANFKWLIGILKFSKFGTTLLSMVISLWAYAMFYGWKFAVALVYLIFVHEMGHVIAAKRKGIATSPAVFIPFAGAFISMKDMPRDAKTEAYLAYGGPLAGMIAFLPALPLYWWTQDPFWALVIYLGALLNLFNLLPVSPLDGGRIVSVLSTKIWFFGLVGLGIMLFANPGPIMVLIFIIGLITWWSRLRESYQHQVLQYERDKIADFLQSIAQWPELETTWDTRVRLNEEVTALNQAEPDKGFLVPFLQDEKRLIRDRKRLDKVYMNRKWELFKQWEREPILFIDSDPLRPAPSELLREAEQMARQRLTEVEEQMHRLTTYYVAPAATKWKVLAAYLGLAAVLSAFFVYGQQILHR, encoded by the coding sequence ATGAAAAAAAGTCGTTCGGTCCTCTTGGCCATCGGTGCTTTTTTGCTGGCCAATTTCAAATGGTTAATCGGCATCCTGAAGTTTTCCAAATTCGGCACGACCTTGTTGTCAATGGTCATCAGCCTGTGGGCGTACGCCATGTTTTACGGCTGGAAGTTCGCCGTGGCGCTCGTCTACCTGATCTTCGTCCATGAAATGGGGCACGTCATCGCTGCCAAACGAAAAGGCATCGCGACTTCGCCAGCCGTCTTCATCCCGTTTGCGGGTGCTTTTATATCCATGAAAGACATGCCGCGCGATGCCAAAACAGAGGCCTATCTCGCTTACGGCGGACCGCTTGCCGGCATGATTGCCTTTTTGCCTGCCCTGCCGCTGTACTGGTGGACGCAGGACCCGTTCTGGGCATTGGTCATTTACCTCGGCGCCCTGCTCAACCTGTTCAATTTGCTGCCTGTCTCTCCGCTCGATGGCGGGCGGATCGTCTCTGTGCTGTCCACAAAAATCTGGTTCTTCGGGCTGGTCGGACTGGGGATCATGCTGTTTGCCAATCCGGGGCCTATCATGGTGCTCATCTTCATCATCGGCCTGATTACGTGGTGGAGTCGGCTGCGGGAAAGCTACCAGCACCAGGTGCTCCAGTACGAGCGGGACAAAATCGCCGACTTTTTGCAGAGCATCGCCCAATGGCCCGAGCTGGAAACGACCTGGGACACGCGCGTTCGCCTGAACGAAGAGGTCACCGCGCTCAACCAGGCAGAGCCGGACAAAGGCTTCCTCGTCCCTTTTCTCCAGGACGAAAAACGCCTCATCCGCGACCGGAAGCGTCTGGACAAGGTGTACATGAACAGAAAATGGGAACTGTTCAAGCAATGGGAGCGCGAGCCGATTCTCTTCATCGACTCGGACCCGCTGCGCCCTGCCCCTTCCGAATTGCTGCGCGAAGCAGAGCAAATGGCTCGTCAGCGGCTGACGGAAGTCGAAGAGCAAATGCATCGGCTGACGACGTACTATGTAGCACCGGCGGCAACCAAGTGGAAAGTGCTGGCTGCCTACCTCGGCCTGGCCGCTGTCCTGTCGGCCTTCTTCGTCTACGGACAGCAGATTTTGCACAGGTAG
- a CDS encoding hemolysin family protein: protein MDTVPIVLNLLLVIFLVFLNGFFVAAEFALVKVRQTRLTQMVNEGNKRAVYAQKVTQKLDGYLSACQVGITLASLGLGWVGEPAIAHMIVEPLLGSTGMPDYLISAISFGIAFAIITFLHIVLGELAPKSLAIQKAEVTSLWVAAPLMFFYKLLYPAIWFLNGTANALMKRFGLEAISEHEAAHTEEEIRILVNQSHQSGHIDQTELALVEHVFDFSETLARETMIPRIDMVCLYSTNTFEENLEIIRTQRHTRFPVADDDKDNIIGFVHATDFYLAALQDGHVELDSLLRPVLTVPETMEISTVLRLMQKKRSQLAIVIDEYGGTAGLVTMEDILEEIVGDIQDEFDEERPEIEKLENGLSVSGMLTLADLNDHLPFELESEDVDTIGGWLYSQLEEDIAVGATVEWEGHLFTVKQMDNHRVTRVLITPIKSDEAQQPEELLTVS, encoded by the coding sequence TTGGACACCGTCCCGATAGTGCTCAACCTGCTGCTTGTCATATTTCTTGTTTTTCTCAACGGCTTTTTCGTCGCCGCTGAGTTCGCTCTCGTCAAGGTGCGGCAAACGCGCCTGACGCAAATGGTGAATGAAGGAAACAAACGCGCTGTTTACGCCCAAAAAGTAACGCAAAAGCTGGATGGCTACCTGTCTGCTTGTCAGGTCGGGATCACTCTCGCCTCGCTCGGACTGGGGTGGGTCGGGGAACCGGCTATCGCCCACATGATTGTCGAACCGCTGCTCGGTTCAACAGGGATGCCTGACTATCTGATTTCTGCGATCTCTTTTGGGATAGCGTTTGCGATCATTACCTTCCTGCACATTGTCCTGGGTGAACTGGCGCCGAAATCATTGGCCATTCAAAAAGCAGAAGTGACTTCGCTGTGGGTTGCCGCGCCATTGATGTTTTTCTATAAATTGCTTTACCCGGCGATCTGGTTTTTGAACGGAACAGCCAACGCCCTGATGAAACGCTTTGGCCTCGAAGCTATTTCGGAGCATGAAGCGGCTCACACGGAAGAAGAAATTCGCATTCTCGTCAACCAGAGCCACCAAAGCGGCCATATCGACCAAACCGAGCTGGCGCTGGTGGAACACGTTTTCGACTTTTCCGAAACCCTTGCCCGGGAGACGATGATCCCGCGCATCGACATGGTTTGCTTATATAGCACGAACACCTTTGAAGAAAACCTGGAGATCATCCGCACCCAGCGACACACCCGTTTCCCTGTAGCGGATGATGACAAAGACAATATCATCGGCTTTGTCCACGCGACCGACTTTTACCTCGCGGCCCTGCAAGACGGGCATGTCGAGCTGGATTCGCTGCTCCGCCCGGTTCTGACTGTTCCGGAAACGATGGAAATCAGTACGGTCCTGCGCCTGATGCAGAAAAAACGCTCGCAGCTCGCGATTGTCATCGACGAGTACGGCGGTACAGCCGGACTGGTGACCATGGAAGATATTTTGGAAGAAATCGTCGGCGATATCCAGGACGAGTTCGACGAGGAAAGACCGGAGATCGAAAAGCTGGAAAACGGCCTCTCCGTATCCGGCATGCTGACGCTCGCTGACTTGAACGACCACCTTCCGTTCGAACTGGAATCGGAAGACGTGGACACGATCGGCGGCTGGCTGTACAGCCAACTGGAAGAAGATATCGCGGTGGGCGCTACGGTAGAATGGGAAGGCCATTTGTTCACCGTCAAGCAGATGGATAATCACCGCGTCACGCGCGTGCTGATTACGCCGATCAAAAGCGATGAAGCACAGCAGCCGGAAGAGCTTTTGACCGTCTCCTGA
- a CDS encoding cation diffusion facilitator family transporter — protein MGSFWATLKKGNTSSATAALGNMGLAIVKGVAAAYSGSGAMFASAMHSIADAVNQGFVFFGSVLAEKKPTPRFPTGFGRVINLFCMIAVIVVTIMAYETIMEGFHLLKEPAHSSHFWLNFIILFLAIVVDGYVLVKAMKEIVHETRVDAKGWAIVPAAFRHVGRAAPPTRLVFYEDIVATTGALLALIAVIVTQFTTFALLDGIATILIGILMVGVAFKVGYDNMVGLIGVAAPKEVEDRVAAIIFADPDVVDINRLRIVQEGRFYHVECYVELRTGLTLAVADDIKYRIRDSLLTDPDISDVTMGILEDNGVSDWERPNILETT, from the coding sequence ATGGGCTCTTTTTGGGCAACGTTAAAAAAAGGAAACACATCTTCGGCTACGGCCGCCTTGGGCAATATGGGCCTGGCGATTGTCAAAGGGGTCGCCGCTGCGTACAGCGGCAGCGGGGCCATGTTTGCGTCGGCGATGCACTCGATTGCCGATGCGGTGAACCAGGGCTTCGTCTTTTTCGGCAGCGTGCTGGCGGAGAAAAAGCCGACGCCGCGGTTTCCGACCGGATTTGGCCGCGTTATCAACCTGTTTTGCATGATCGCGGTCATCGTCGTGACGATCATGGCGTACGAAACGATCATGGAAGGCTTCCATCTGCTCAAGGAGCCTGCGCATTCCAGTCACTTCTGGCTTAATTTTATCATTTTGTTCCTGGCGATTGTCGTCGACGGCTACGTGCTGGTCAAAGCGATGAAAGAGATCGTCCACGAAACCCGTGTCGACGCGAAGGGCTGGGCGATCGTCCCCGCTGCTTTTCGCCATGTGGGACGGGCGGCGCCGCCGACGCGCCTCGTCTTTTACGAGGACATCGTGGCTACGACAGGCGCGCTATTGGCCTTGATCGCGGTCATTGTCACGCAGTTTACGACATTTGCCCTCCTGGACGGCATCGCGACGATCCTGATTGGCATTTTGATGGTCGGCGTAGCGTTCAAGGTCGGGTACGACAACATGGTCGGACTGATCGGGGTAGCGGCTCCGAAAGAAGTGGAGGACCGGGTTGCCGCGATCATTTTTGCCGATCCGGATGTGGTCGATATCAACCGGCTGCGGATCGTCCAGGAAGGGCGGTTTTACCATGTGGAGTGCTACGTGGAGCTGCGGACGGGCCTGACGCTGGCGGTAGCGGACGACATCAAATACCGCATCAGGGACAGCCTGCTGACCGATCCGGACATCAGCGACGTGACGATGGGCATTCTGGAGGACAACGGCGTAAGCGACTGGGAGCGGCCGAACATCCTCGAAACAACCTGA
- a CDS encoding DMT family transporter, which produces MTWVSLILAGLFEVVGVMGISQVNQKPSLRSWAVLLGGFSLSFLLLSVAMREIPMGTAYAVWTGIGTVGSALVGMLFYGEPKDGLRLLFIGLVIVSVAGLKLLA; this is translated from the coding sequence ATGACATGGGTGTCCCTGATCTTGGCCGGACTGTTTGAGGTAGTTGGTGTCATGGGGATTTCGCAGGTGAATCAGAAGCCGTCCCTGCGCTCCTGGGCGGTGCTGCTCGGCGGATTTTCGCTCAGCTTTCTCTTGCTGTCTGTGGCGATGCGCGAGATTCCGATGGGGACGGCGTATGCGGTCTGGACGGGCATCGGCACGGTGGGAAGCGCCCTCGTAGGCATGCTGTTTTACGGAGAACCAAAAGACGGGCTGCGGCTGTTGTTCATCGGGCTGGTCATCGTGTCGGTGGCAGGTTTGAAGCTGCTGGCGTAA
- a CDS encoding DMT family transporter has product MGKNWLLVVAAAMFEVMWVAGLKHADSFWEWLLTVVAILVSFAVLIYSGKRLPTSTVYAVFVGLGTAGTVIVEMAVFQEPFSWAKVGLIALLLVGIIGLKLVTHEHEGDAHKEGEVA; this is encoded by the coding sequence GTGGGAAAGAACTGGCTTTTGGTTGTGGCCGCTGCAATGTTTGAGGTGATGTGGGTAGCGGGCTTGAAGCACGCCGACAGTTTTTGGGAGTGGCTGCTGACCGTTGTCGCGATTCTGGTCAGCTTCGCGGTATTGATCTATTCGGGCAAGCGGCTGCCGACGAGCACGGTGTACGCCGTCTTTGTCGGACTGGGAACAGCGGGTACGGTGATCGTCGAGATGGCCGTTTTTCAGGAGCCGTTCAGTTGGGCCAAGGTAGGGCTGATCGCTCTGCTGCTCGTCGGCATTATCGGGTTGAAGCTGGTCACGCATGAGCATGAGGGAGATGCGCACAAGGAGGGGGAAGTCGCATGA
- a CDS encoding low molecular weight protein-tyrosine-phosphatase, giving the protein MTSVLFVCLGNICRSPMAEAVFRHLAEQEGLAGDISIDSAGIGGWHAGEPPHKGTQKVLTEKGIACDTLRARQITRNDFAEYDYVVCMDDENLAALMKMAPAGKKVYRLLDFAHAVQEQNVEDPYYTGRFSYVYDLVEAGCRGLLAEIKRKKG; this is encoded by the coding sequence ATGACAAGCGTACTGTTTGTCTGCCTCGGCAATATTTGCCGCTCCCCCATGGCGGAAGCCGTTTTTCGCCATCTCGCGGAGCAGGAAGGCTTGGCCGGGGACATTTCCATCGATTCGGCGGGAATTGGCGGCTGGCACGCGGGTGAGCCGCCGCACAAAGGCACGCAAAAAGTTTTGACCGAAAAAGGCATCGCCTGCGACACGCTGCGCGCCCGCCAGATTACCCGCAACGATTTTGCCGAGTACGACTACGTCGTATGCATGGACGACGAAAATTTGGCCGCGCTCATGAAAATGGCTCCCGCAGGCAAAAAAGTGTACCGCCTGCTCGATTTTGCCCACGCCGTCCAGGAGCAAAACGTGGAAGACCCGTACTACACAGGGCGCTTTTCCTACGTCTACGACCTGGTGGAAGCTGGCTGCCGCGGTCTTTTGGCAGAAATCAAACGCAAAAAGGGATAG
- a CDS encoding alpha/beta hydrolase encodes MERTLHIPSDTVTLAATLHEPEQENGRTVAKYPLVVICHGFIGSRIGVNRLFVKAARELAAHGFGVLRFDYGGCGESDGDYGAGGLDVLLKQTRDVLDYAAGLEHVDQERITLLGHSLGGAVSVLTASQDKRIHSLALWAPVAQPFDDIVRIVGENEYQDALALGTTDHNGYLLSGRFFQSLNGAQPLRHAKQFEGDVLILHGNRDDVIPVDAMFHYERELRLRRRGACETEVIVGGDHTFSSADSYSKLIGNTVSWLGRLWAEKTVAV; translated from the coding sequence TTGGAACGGACATTACATATTCCAAGCGATACAGTTACGTTGGCGGCAACGTTGCATGAGCCAGAGCAGGAAAACGGCAGAACGGTCGCAAAATACCCATTGGTTGTGATCTGCCACGGCTTTATCGGCAGTCGGATTGGCGTCAACCGCTTGTTTGTAAAGGCCGCCAGAGAACTCGCCGCGCACGGGTTTGGCGTATTGCGCTTCGACTACGGCGGCTGCGGGGAAAGCGACGGCGACTACGGGGCTGGCGGGCTGGATGTGCTTTTGAAGCAGACGCGTGACGTGCTCGATTACGCTGCAGGGCTGGAGCATGTCGACCAGGAGCGGATTACGCTGCTTGGGCACAGCCTTGGCGGAGCCGTTTCCGTTCTGACGGCAAGCCAGGACAAGCGGATTCACTCGCTCGCGCTGTGGGCTCCGGTAGCGCAGCCGTTTGACGACATTGTGCGGATTGTCGGGGAAAACGAGTACCAGGACGCGCTTGCATTAGGGACAACGGATCACAACGGCTATTTGCTCTCCGGGCGGTTTTTCCAATCGTTGAACGGAGCCCAGCCGCTGCGCCACGCCAAGCAGTTTGAGGGGGATGTCCTCATTTTGCACGGTAATCGCGACGATGTGATTCCTGTCGATGCGATGTTCCATTATGAGCGGGAGCTGCGTTTGCGCAGACGAGGCGCGTGCGAAACCGAAGTGATTGTAGGCGGGGACCACACGTTTTCATCTGCGGACAGCTACAGCAAGCTGATCGGCAACACCGTAAGCTGGCTGGGACGGCTGTGGGCGGAAAAAACAGTGGCAGTATAA